TCTCCGCCCCCTCGAAGTCCTCGCGGACGGCGTCCTTCCGAATGTGCGACTCGCCCTTGCCGCCGGTGACCCAGGCGTACAGGTCCCCGTCGTCGACCGTCTCGGGATCGAACTTCAGGTAGTCGGCGTACTCGTCGGGGATCCCCTCGCGGATGGCGTCGGTCGCGCGGCGGTCCGCGGCCGTCGACTGCCAGTACTCGGCGACGGACTTGCCGAGGTAGCGCGAGCCGCTGTGGATCACGAGCCAGTAGTCGCCGGACTCGCTGGCGCGGGCGAACTCGACGAAGTGGTTGCCGCCGCCGAGCGTCCCGACCGAACGGATGACGTAACCCATGCTCTGGGCCTGGTCGGCGAGCACGCGGTCGCAGAGGCCCTCGAAGTACTCGCCGTCGTAGCCGTCGAAGTCGAACTCGACGGGATCGATGGGCTCGCCGAACTGCTCCTCGTGGGCGGCGGCGAACTGCTCGAAGACGTCGTTGGCGCGCTCGAAGGGGAACTCGTCGACGAGGTGGACGCTGTCGTCGTACTCGTGGACGGTCTGGCCCATCGGGACGGCGTCGCGCACGCGCCGCTCGCGCTCCGCGTCCGCGAGCGGGAGGGCGTCGCCGAGGTTCGTCGCGCACATCCCGCAGCCCACGTCCACCCCGACGACGTTCGGGACCACTCGCTCCCCCAGCGGCATCGTGAAGCCGATGGGCGCGCCGGCGCCCCAGTGCGTGTCGGGCTGAACCACCACCGGCTCGGTGAACGCCGGGTGGTCGATCAGCTCCTGGATCTGGTCCAGCGCCGACTGCTCGACCAGCGACTCGTCGTCGACCATCACGCGCGCGTCGGTGT
This genomic interval from Halomicrobium urmianum contains the following:
- a CDS encoding RtcB family protein; translation: MIELTGAHTDARVMVDDESLVEQSALDQIQELIDHPAFTEPVVVQPDTHWGAGAPIGFTMPLGERVVPNVVGVDVGCGMCATNLGDALPLADAERERRVRDAVPMGQTVHEYDDSVHLVDEFPFERANDVFEQFAAAHEEQFGEPIDPVEFDFDGYDGEYFEGLCDRVLADQAQSMGYVIRSVGTLGGGNHFVEFARASESGDYWLVIHSGSRYLGKSVAEYWQSTAADRRATDAIREGIPDEYADYLKFDPETVDDGDLYAWVTGGKGESHIRKDAVREDFEGAEIEDAFDALSSVGPGGGDWHAPDDDLAYLDGREAHGYLVDMLFAQQYARWNRAVMADRICEALGVDPVERFQSIHNYVDFRDLTIRKGATPAREGQRLVIPFNMAEGSLLARGRGNGEYHETAPHGAGRTMGRREAHETVDMDAFEDAMDGVYSESVVESVRDEAPMAYKPAEAIAEAVEPTAEVVDWLEPVHNLKARE